One window from the genome of Oceanispirochaeta sp. encodes:
- a CDS encoding molybdopterin dinucleotide binding domain-containing protein — MEEDLGLWIHPDDAASRGIRTDSLVILSSLQGSIKRTVRITEGIIPGTVSLNEGLWPELLRSDAGVLDTGGSVNVLSSTEPTLPSLSSRTHTVFVQVSLFNENY, encoded by the coding sequence ATGGAGGAAGATCTGGGGCTCTGGATCCATCCCGATGATGCGGCAAGCCGCGGTATTCGTACTGATTCCCTTGTGATTCTGAGCAGTCTTCAGGGAAGTATAAAACGAACTGTGCGTATCACAGAAGGGATTATTCCCGGTACGGTTTCACTGAATGAAGGACTCTGGCCTGAATTACTCCGGAGTGATGCCGGAGTCCTGGATACCGGCGGGTCGGTGAATGTGTTGAGCTCGACAGAACCCACATTGCCCAGCTTGTCTTCACGAACCCATACAGTCTTTGTTCAAGTTTCTCTCTTCAATGAAAATTATTAG